A stretch of the Mesorhizobium sp. Pch-S genome encodes the following:
- a CDS encoding LysR family transcriptional regulator has protein sequence MDNRTGEMQVFLRVVETGSFSEAARLLRLTPSTVSKLVSRIEARLGVRLIERSTRALSLTAEGQLYYQRSQALLKELDQIEQELSYGAAATGGTVRVNVSVAIGVLGLEPILPEFWRAYPNIVVDLSLSDEIVDLYLDRTDIAIRVGTLPDSGMVARRIGTACRKIVAAPSYLARQGVPRTIEDLARHNCLGFNFRRAEPVWPLKQSGRIVDRVVHGSLLANNGETVRRMTLAGVGLGRMGDYHVRADLAAGRLVEVLADVVEPDAEEMHAVFLGGQRMPQRVRVFLDFVVPRLQGFLEG, from the coding sequence ATGGACAACCGCACCGGTGAAATGCAGGTGTTCCTGCGCGTCGTCGAGACCGGCAGTTTTTCGGAAGCCGCACGGCTGCTGCGCCTCACCCCTTCGACCGTCAGCAAGCTGGTCTCGCGCATCGAGGCGCGGCTTGGCGTGCGCCTCATCGAGCGCTCGACGCGGGCGCTGTCGCTGACCGCCGAGGGCCAGCTTTATTACCAGCGCAGCCAGGCGCTGCTGAAGGAGCTCGACCAGATCGAGCAGGAGCTGTCATACGGCGCCGCCGCCACCGGCGGCACGGTGCGGGTCAACGTCTCGGTCGCCATCGGCGTTCTCGGGCTGGAGCCGATCCTGCCCGAATTCTGGCGCGCTTATCCCAACATCGTCGTCGACCTCTCCCTGAGCGACGAGATCGTCGACCTCTATCTCGACCGCACCGACATCGCCATCCGCGTCGGCACGCTGCCGGATTCCGGCATGGTGGCGCGCCGCATCGGCACCGCCTGCCGCAAGATCGTCGCCGCCCCGTCCTACCTCGCCCGCCAGGGCGTGCCGCGAACGATCGAGGACCTTGCCCGCCACAACTGCCTGGGCTTCAACTTTCGCCGCGCCGAGCCGGTGTGGCCGCTGAAGCAGAGCGGCCGCATCGTCGACCGCGTCGTCCACGGGTCGCTGCTGGCCAACAATGGCGAGACGGTACGCCGCATGACGCTGGCCGGCGTCGGCCTTGGCCGCATGGGCGACTACCACGTCCGCGCCGACCTCGCCGCCGGCCGCCTGGTGGAAGTGCTGGCCGACGTCGTCGAGCCCGACGCGGAAGAAATGCACGCCGTGTTCCTGGGCGGACAGAGGATGCCGCAGCGGGTGCGGGTGTTTTTGGATTTCGTGGTACCGCGGCTGCAGGGGTTTCTGGAGGGGTGA
- a CDS encoding aldo/keto reductase, translated as MQTVTAHGAEIPALGFGVFRMSDAEVERIVPAALEAGFRHFDTAQIYQNEAALGRALDRAGAQREELFLTTKVWVDNYSEGRFAASVDESLDKLKVDQVDLLLLHWPAEKVPVAEQIAMLNAVQAAGKTRFVGVSNQNIAQMRESVERSPAPIVTNQVELHPYLPQPALVAAARAAGVAVTAYYGMADGAVPQDTLLQEIGAKHGKSAAQVGLRWLVQQGFVALSKTANPARVAENIAIFDFALDAADMAAIAGLARADGRLVSPPGLAPAWDV; from the coding sequence ATGCAAACCGTCACCGCCCATGGGGCAGAAATCCCGGCGCTTGGCTTCGGCGTGTTCCGCATGTCGGACGCCGAGGTGGAGCGCATCGTGCCGGCGGCGCTGGAAGCCGGCTTCCGGCATTTCGACACCGCGCAGATCTACCAGAACGAGGCGGCGCTCGGCCGCGCGCTCGACCGTGCCGGGGCACAGCGCGAGGAGCTGTTCCTGACCACCAAGGTGTGGGTCGACAATTACAGCGAAGGCCGGTTCGCCGCTTCGGTCGACGAGAGCCTGGACAAGCTCAAGGTCGACCAGGTCGACCTCTTGCTCCTGCACTGGCCGGCCGAGAAGGTGCCGGTGGCCGAGCAGATCGCCATGCTGAATGCGGTGCAGGCCGCCGGCAAGACGCGTTTCGTCGGCGTCTCCAACCAGAATATCGCGCAGATGCGGGAATCGGTCGAACGCTCCCCGGCGCCGATCGTCACCAACCAGGTCGAGCTGCACCCCTACCTGCCGCAGCCGGCGCTGGTGGCGGCGGCCAGGGCAGCCGGCGTTGCCGTCACCGCCTATTACGGCATGGCCGACGGCGCCGTGCCGCAGGACACGCTGCTGCAGGAGATCGGCGCGAAGCATGGCAAGAGCGCTGCCCAGGTCGGCCTGCGCTGGCTGGTGCAGCAGGGTTTCGTCGCGCTGTCGAAGACGGCGAACCCGGCGCGCGTCGCCGAGAACATCGCCATCTTCGATTTCGCGCTCGATGCGGCCGACATGGCGGCGATCGCCGGGCTGGCGCGCGCCGACGGCCGGCTGGTTTCGCCTCCCGGCCTGGCGCCGGCGTGGGATGTCTGA
- a CDS encoding MFS transporter, whose protein sequence is MSTMMDSKGAAAAATPSARWALLALAIGAFGIGTTEFSPMGLLPVIAQGVDVSIPTAGLLISAYAIGVLVGAPFMTLAFSRFGKRTALMLLMAIFTIGNLMSAMAPGYFTLLAARLVTSLNHGAFFGLGAVVAASVVPKEKQASAVAAMFMGLTIANIGGVPAATWVGQQIGWRMAFAGTALIGLLAITALWLALPRGERGQMPDVKRELRVLTRPAVLLAMATTVLGAGAMFSLYTYVAPTLETLTGASGSFVTLALALIGVGFTIGNWLGGRLADWSLDGATKIFLAALALIMFMLPLLFASHIGVAIGLLVWGGAAFAIVPPVQMRVMEAAAEAPGLASSINVGAFNLGNALGAALGAAVISLGLGYAAVSIAGGLLAAAGLGLVFVGGRQKARTMAVCGA, encoded by the coding sequence ATGAGCACTATGATGGATAGCAAAGGCGCCGCCGCGGCGGCGACCCCTTCCGCCCGGTGGGCACTGCTGGCGCTGGCGATCGGCGCCTTCGGCATCGGCACCACGGAATTCTCGCCGATGGGGCTGCTGCCGGTGATCGCGCAAGGGGTCGACGTGTCGATCCCGACGGCCGGGCTGCTGATCAGCGCCTATGCGATCGGCGTGCTGGTCGGCGCGCCGTTCATGACGCTGGCGTTCAGCCGCTTCGGCAAGCGCACGGCGCTGATGCTTCTGATGGCCATCTTCACCATCGGCAACCTGATGTCGGCGATGGCGCCGGGCTATTTCACGCTGCTCGCCGCCCGCCTCGTCACCAGCCTCAACCATGGCGCCTTCTTCGGCCTCGGTGCCGTGGTGGCGGCGAGCGTGGTGCCGAAGGAGAAGCAGGCCAGCGCGGTCGCCGCCATGTTCATGGGGCTGACCATCGCCAATATCGGCGGCGTGCCGGCCGCCACCTGGGTCGGCCAGCAGATCGGCTGGCGCATGGCCTTCGCCGGCACGGCCCTGATCGGTCTCCTCGCCATCACGGCGCTGTGGCTGGCGCTGCCGAGAGGCGAGCGCGGCCAGATGCCGGATGTGAAGCGCGAGCTGCGGGTGCTGACGCGGCCGGCCGTGCTGCTTGCCATGGCCACCACGGTGCTGGGTGCGGGTGCGATGTTTTCGCTCTACACCTATGTCGCGCCGACGCTGGAAACGCTGACCGGCGCCTCCGGCAGCTTCGTGACGCTGGCGCTGGCGCTGATCGGCGTCGGCTTCACCATCGGCAACTGGCTGGGCGGCCGGCTGGCCGACTGGTCACTCGACGGCGCCACCAAGATCTTCCTCGCCGCGCTGGCGCTGATCATGTTCATGCTGCCGCTGCTGTTTGCCAGCCATATCGGCGTCGCCATCGGCCTGCTGGTCTGGGGCGGTGCGGCCTTCGCCATCGTGCCGCCGGTGCAGATGCGGGTGATGGAGGCGGCGGCCGAAGCACCCGGCCTCGCCTCCTCGATCAATGTCGGCGCCTTCAACCTCGGCAACGCGCTGGGTGCTGCGCTCGGCGCCGCCGTCATCAGCCTCGGCCTCGGCTACGCCGCCGTCTCCATCGCCGGCGGCCTGCTCGCCGCGGCCGGACTGGGTCTGGTGTTCGTGGGTGGCAGGCAGAAGGCGAGGACGATGGCGGTGTGCGGGGCCTGA